The following coding sequences are from one Puniceicoccus vermicola window:
- a CDS encoding helix-turn-helix domain-containing protein: MAEDKVVERRREIVDRIIAGETQVSIAKEIGVTRQAINQIYRSFQEEGEAYFERPGRGRQREVDLLSPDEKQQMVDWVLANPPSAIGAKEKRWTLRLVKRAIVHQLDKRVRLPVAHGVFHAAFPERVTVLPSEKGMRRRPRKPKTESSSTTPTQSPSQTAPRPRVTSSRETEDGFPSIEEMAEMNRATLEARKGKPTAKAKRKK, translated from the coding sequence ATGGCAGAAGATAAAGTAGTGGAACGCCGGCGAGAGATTGTCGATCGGATCATCGCCGGAGAAACACAAGTTTCCATCGCCAAGGAGATTGGGGTCACCCGTCAGGCTATCAATCAGATTTATCGATCCTTCCAGGAAGAAGGCGAAGCCTATTTCGAACGTCCCGGCCGTGGCCGCCAGCGGGAGGTCGACCTCCTCTCCCCCGACGAAAAGCAACAGATGGTCGACTGGGTCCTCGCCAATCCCCCAAGCGCCATTGGAGCGAAGGAAAAGAGATGGACCCTCCGCCTCGTCAAGCGGGCCATTGTCCACCAACTGGACAAACGCGTCCGGCTCCCGGTAGCCCACGGAGTCTTCCACGCCGCTTTCCCCGAACGAGTGACCGTCCTCCCCAGTGAGAAAGGCATGCGCAGACGCCCCCGCAAGCCCAAGACTGAATCCTCCTCCACGACCCCAACCCAATCCCCTTCACAAACGGCCCCCCGCCCGAGGGTGACATCGAGCCGCGAAACGGAAGACGGATTCCCCTCCATTGAGGAAATGGCTGAAATGAATCGCGCAACCCTCGAAGCCCGGAAGGGCAAGCCTACCGCCAAAGCGAAAAGAAAGAAATAA
- a CDS encoding sugar phosphate isomerase/epimerase family protein, which translates to MKTSQIAIQFYTLRDFTNSVEDFAETCRKVAAIGYQAVQISGVDYSVVPTEKIKEICAENGLTICATHEPSDLVLDNPEQVVKNLSALGTKATAYPFPKDIDFGSEESVAGLIQKLNASGKVLADAGMVLTYHNHHHEFRKLDGRIILERIYAETDPEHLQGEIDTYWVQFGGGDPAGWCRCLKNRLPLLHLKDYRINDETQVEFSEIGQGNLNIPGIISAAEESGCEWFIVEQDSCPGDPFESIKISFDYLKTLAID; encoded by the coding sequence ATGAAAACCTCACAAATCGCCATTCAATTCTACACCCTGCGGGATTTCACCAATTCCGTTGAGGACTTTGCGGAAACCTGCCGCAAAGTCGCCGCCATCGGCTACCAAGCCGTTCAGATCAGCGGCGTCGATTATTCGGTCGTTCCGACGGAGAAAATCAAAGAGATCTGCGCGGAAAATGGCCTGACCATCTGCGCCACTCACGAGCCCAGCGATCTCGTCCTCGATAATCCTGAGCAAGTGGTGAAAAATCTCTCCGCACTCGGCACAAAGGCCACGGCGTATCCATTCCCGAAAGACATTGATTTCGGAAGCGAAGAATCCGTCGCTGGCTTGATCCAAAAGCTCAACGCCTCTGGCAAAGTGCTGGCCGATGCCGGTATGGTTTTGACCTACCACAACCACCACCATGAGTTCCGTAAACTCGACGGGCGGATCATCCTCGAACGCATTTATGCCGAAACCGATCCCGAACACCTTCAAGGCGAGATCGATACCTACTGGGTGCAGTTTGGCGGTGGAGATCCAGCGGGCTGGTGCCGCTGCTTGAAGAACCGCCTTCCACTCCTCCACCTCAAGGACTACCGCATCAACGACGAGACCCAAGTCGAGTTCTCCGAAATCGGCCAAGGAAACCTGAATATTCCCGGCATCATCAGCGCCGCCGAAGAATCCGGTTGCGAATGGTTCATCGTCGAGCAGGACAGCTGCCCCGGCGACCCCTTCGAATCGATTAAAATCAGTTTCGATTATCTGAAGACTCTCGCAATCGACTGA
- a CDS encoding leucyl aminopeptidase → MSERIQIKASDSASANADLVLFKTKGDFIPRPFRSEEFDGSAQTCLLFHAAERREFYVGLGDADQVTSNSYRQASGQAIRKAINLGSDEILIDVSEIENRVVEIAQGLTVGAYHFDEFQAEKKTKKTVKVVLIGPKKSLKSIRNLIARGISLGQATNYVRHLGNLPGNIITPETLAKEARNLGQEHELKCQIWTKSGLQRDGFGGLLAVGGGSSNDPRLIRLDYTTEKKNAPTLALVGKAITFDSGGLCIKGADHMDEMKFDKMGGCSVLGIMKAVAELKPDCNVIGILASAENMTGGSAYRPGDIVRTFDGQTVEVANTDAEGRIVLADALGYVRERVKPDMVIDMATLTGACVAALGEERGGLFCRDEDLTRIMQKCGEQTGERVWPLPFEEEFDSQIESEVADVRNLGKTRWGGASTAATFLARWTKGLPHIHLDIAGPAMTAIPKQYRGPGATGFGVGLVYAFVESWTQLNQKSK, encoded by the coding sequence ATGTCCGAACGGATCCAAATCAAAGCCAGCGACTCCGCTTCCGCAAACGCAGACCTCGTTCTTTTCAAGACGAAAGGGGATTTCATCCCTCGTCCCTTTCGCTCCGAAGAATTCGATGGGTCTGCTCAGACCTGTCTGCTCTTCCACGCAGCCGAGCGACGGGAGTTCTATGTCGGCCTCGGAGACGCCGACCAGGTCACCAGCAATAGCTATCGGCAAGCTTCCGGGCAGGCGATTCGCAAAGCGATCAACCTGGGATCCGACGAAATCCTTATCGATGTCAGTGAAATCGAGAACCGCGTGGTCGAGATCGCCCAAGGACTGACCGTCGGAGCCTACCATTTCGATGAGTTCCAGGCTGAAAAGAAGACCAAGAAAACCGTCAAGGTGGTTCTGATCGGCCCGAAAAAATCGCTCAAGTCGATCCGGAATCTCATCGCTCGGGGAATTTCCCTCGGCCAGGCGACCAACTATGTCCGGCATCTGGGCAATCTCCCTGGGAACATCATCACGCCCGAAACCTTGGCCAAAGAAGCTCGCAATCTCGGCCAAGAACATGAATTGAAATGCCAGATCTGGACCAAATCCGGATTGCAGCGGGACGGCTTTGGCGGACTCCTCGCCGTCGGCGGAGGCTCCAGCAACGACCCCCGACTCATTCGCCTCGATTATACAACCGAGAAAAAGAACGCCCCCACCCTGGCACTCGTCGGAAAAGCCATCACTTTCGATTCCGGAGGACTCTGCATCAAAGGCGCCGACCACATGGATGAGATGAAGTTCGACAAGATGGGAGGTTGTTCCGTCCTCGGCATCATGAAGGCCGTCGCCGAATTGAAGCCGGACTGTAACGTCATCGGCATTCTCGCTTCCGCCGAGAACATGACCGGTGGCAGCGCCTACCGCCCCGGCGATATCGTCCGCACCTTTGACGGTCAAACCGTCGAAGTCGCCAACACCGACGCCGAGGGGCGAATCGTCCTCGCAGACGCCCTGGGCTACGTCCGGGAACGCGTGAAACCCGACATGGTGATCGACATGGCCACCCTCACCGGAGCTTGTGTGGCCGCCCTCGGAGAGGAACGGGGAGGGCTCTTCTGCCGCGACGAAGACTTAACCCGAATCATGCAGAAATGCGGGGAACAGACCGGAGAACGCGTCTGGCCCCTCCCGTTTGAGGAAGAATTTGACTCGCAGATTGAGAGCGAGGTCGCGGATGTCCGCAACCTGGGCAAGACCCGCTGGGGCGGCGCCTCCACAGCCGCCACCTTCCTCGCCCGTTGGACCAAGGGACTCCCCCACATTCATCTCGATATCGCGGGCCCGGCAATGACCGCAATTCCCAAGCAATATCGTGGACCGGGAGCCACCGGATTCGGTGTGGGCCTCGTCTATGCATTCGTAGAAAGCTGGACTCAACTGAACCAAAAATCAAAATAA
- a CDS encoding tetratricopeptide repeat protein yields MKETSTSITPHKINKPIQILGAWLAGLILIDTSFLTAAQFLDEPSWLSSLLVIASILNVPLFLFGLYQLQTKFRKELQDDEYYSKHLERESEKDYEQRLNILEKEKKNALLTVEGGEKFSSKIDGFSSAVKKVKRENEYTASDWSFLGIEEYRKNNFRLAQSYFEKALELDPEEIMSLNNLGTLLNCNGRYQEALDMLDKAISIDPKYPLPYHNKGNVFINTEEYDEAEKFFRLAHKLMPKHPAPLNSIGCALFKKKEDEEALIYFDLALLLDPKYPDPYIGRGSLKYHNSDYWGAVSDATKAIVLGKKDSMPFKNRALAYKKLELFSKAASDYETLSRIEPDKIDWIKQSADNFYRANDYEKAKAAYSKIGINHDEYASAQLNLIEISLLHNEVEEAKHKLELLSNVVKGEDNIVVLKIFEYICSSMSDSLGDKEKEEYLNFFESKSEFGWSLKEIKELSNKDFVTSSQKKEIEELVTKIQNKPNSNKAVEVTARSSASRSTSL; encoded by the coding sequence ATGAAAGAAACCTCCACATCCATTACTCCTCACAAAATTAACAAACCCATCCAGATTTTGGGTGCATGGTTAGCGGGGTTAATACTTATTGATACATCCTTTTTGACTGCGGCCCAATTTCTTGATGAACCTAGTTGGCTGTCCAGTTTACTCGTGATAGCATCAATCTTGAATGTTCCATTGTTTCTATTTGGTCTATACCAACTTCAAACGAAATTTCGAAAGGAATTACAGGACGACGAATACTACTCTAAGCATCTGGAACGAGAAAGTGAAAAAGACTACGAACAAAGATTAAATATTTTAGAAAAAGAGAAGAAAAATGCATTATTAACGGTTGAAGGAGGCGAGAAATTTTCATCTAAGATTGATGGATTTTCGAGTGCAGTAAAAAAGGTTAAAAGAGAAAATGAATACACTGCATCGGACTGGTCGTTTTTAGGGATTGAGGAATATCGAAAAAACAATTTCAGATTAGCCCAATCTTACTTCGAAAAAGCCCTTGAATTGGATCCTGAAGAAATAATGAGTCTAAATAATTTAGGAACGCTCCTTAATTGTAATGGACGTTATCAAGAAGCGTTGGATATGCTCGATAAAGCTATCTCGATTGATCCGAAGTATCCTCTTCCTTATCACAATAAGGGTAATGTATTCATTAACACCGAAGAATACGACGAAGCCGAAAAGTTCTTTAGGTTGGCTCATAAACTTATGCCCAAACATCCTGCACCATTGAACAGTATTGGTTGCGCCCTTTTTAAGAAAAAGGAAGATGAAGAGGCTCTCATTTATTTCGACTTGGCTCTTCTTTTGGATCCTAAATATCCCGATCCATATATTGGGAGAGGATCTCTGAAATACCACAATAGTGATTATTGGGGAGCTGTTTCAGATGCAACAAAGGCTATAGTTCTAGGAAAAAAAGATAGTATGCCTTTTAAAAATAGAGCACTAGCATACAAAAAATTGGAGCTTTTCTCAAAAGCTGCCTCTGATTATGAAACACTTAGCCGAATTGAACCCGACAAAATTGATTGGATAAAACAATCAGCTGATAATTTTTATAGAGCAAATGACTACGAAAAGGCAAAGGCTGCTTACTCAAAAATCGGAATAAACCATGATGAATACGCTTCAGCTCAATTGAACTTGATTGAGATTAGTTTGCTTCATAACGAAGTAGAAGAAGCAAAACATAAGTTGGAATTACTATCGAATGTTGTCAAAGGAGAGGACAACATCGTAGTTCTGAAGATTTTTGAATATATCTGCAGCTCGATGTCTGACTCTCTTGGTGATAAAGAAAAGGAAGAATATTTAAACTTCTTTGAATCAAAATCAGAATTTGGGTGGTCTCTTAAAGAAATAAAGGAACTGTCGAACAAGGACTTTGTTACGTCATCGCAAAAGAAAGAGATAGAAGAGCTCGTAACTAAGATTCAAAATAAACCTAACTCCAACAAGGCAGTTGAAGTAACTGCGAGAAGCTCCGCTTCCCGCAGCACTTCACTTTGA
- a CDS encoding Gfo/Idh/MocA family protein has product MSKDGMNYAPEAATEKVVEKGEFVFAASHFDHGHIYGQLSNLAKAGGTLKWVYSEDPAKLDPIKDHLDAGTKVATRFEDILEDPEVQLVTSAAIPNRRAEVGFQVMDAGKDYFTDKSPFTTLEQLAQARAKIAETGRKYMVSYSERLMNESAWHAGELIKNGAIGRVLQILNLAPHNLAASSRPAWFFDKEAYGGIITDIGSHQFEQFLEYSGATDGQVLSARVENFANAETPGLEDFGEASLQLSTGASAYCRMDWFNPAKSRTWGDGRTFILGEKGYMELRKYINVCEENGGNKIFLVNNDTEEMIECAGRVGFPFFGRFILDCLNRTEKAMTQDHALKAAELSMLAQQEADRKS; this is encoded by the coding sequence ATGAGTAAAGACGGAATGAACTACGCCCCGGAAGCGGCGACCGAAAAGGTCGTCGAAAAGGGAGAATTTGTCTTCGCCGCCAGCCACTTCGACCACGGCCACATCTACGGTCAATTGAGCAACCTGGCCAAAGCCGGGGGCACCCTGAAGTGGGTCTACTCCGAAGACCCGGCCAAGCTGGATCCGATCAAAGATCATCTGGATGCCGGGACCAAGGTCGCCACGCGCTTCGAAGACATCCTGGAAGACCCGGAGGTGCAATTGGTCACCTCGGCCGCCATCCCCAACCGCCGGGCCGAAGTCGGATTTCAGGTGATGGATGCGGGTAAGGACTACTTCACCGACAAGTCGCCCTTCACCACCCTCGAGCAGCTCGCCCAAGCCCGGGCAAAGATCGCAGAGACGGGCCGCAAGTACATGGTCTCCTATTCGGAGCGCCTCATGAACGAATCGGCATGGCATGCCGGTGAATTGATCAAGAACGGCGCCATCGGTCGCGTGCTCCAGATCCTCAATCTTGCCCCTCACAACCTCGCCGCCAGCAGCCGTCCGGCCTGGTTCTTCGACAAGGAAGCCTATGGTGGAATCATCACCGACATCGGTTCCCACCAGTTTGAGCAGTTCCTCGAATACTCCGGAGCGACCGACGGACAGGTTCTCTCCGCCCGCGTGGAAAATTTTGCCAATGCCGAAACTCCCGGCCTCGAAGATTTTGGTGAAGCCAGCCTCCAGCTCAGCACCGGCGCTTCCGCCTACTGCCGAATGGATTGGTTCAACCCGGCCAAGTCCCGCACCTGGGGCGACGGGCGCACTTTCATTCTCGGCGAAAAAGGCTACATGGAGCTTCGCAAATATATCAATGTTTGCGAGGAAAACGGCGGCAACAAGATCTTCCTCGTCAACAATGACACCGAAGAGATGATCGAGTGCGCAGGCCGCGTCGGGTTCCCCTTCTTCGGCCGCTTTATCCTCGACTGCCTGAATCGCACCGAGAAAGCCATGACCCAAGATCATGCCCTCAAAGCCGCAGAGCTCTCGATGCTCGCCCAGCAGGAAGCTGACCGCAAAAGCTGA
- a CDS encoding class I SAM-dependent methyltransferase encodes MKLTEGNSEYNEGTDWERRYREGNAPWDHGKSVPAVAEALEFFGKPRKILVPGCGFGHDVAALSRGGHEVEGWDLAPTAVAQARELYAEAGVRFDVRNLLTAEVEEDAFDGVFEHTFLCAIGPDHWRTASDQFARLLKPGGLFFAILFTEMEEENPPPWGISADQVRELFSPTFEILGTRRPREAFSRRIGEETLWEMRLRG; translated from the coding sequence ATGAAATTGACAGAGGGAAATTCAGAATACAACGAGGGAACCGATTGGGAGCGAAGATATCGAGAAGGAAATGCTCCCTGGGACCACGGAAAATCAGTACCTGCAGTCGCAGAGGCGCTGGAGTTTTTTGGGAAGCCCCGAAAAATTCTGGTTCCCGGGTGCGGGTTCGGGCACGATGTGGCCGCGTTGTCCCGCGGCGGGCATGAGGTCGAGGGTTGGGATTTGGCGCCGACGGCTGTCGCGCAGGCTCGGGAACTTTATGCAGAGGCAGGTGTTCGTTTTGACGTTCGGAATCTTCTCACTGCGGAAGTGGAGGAAGATGCCTTTGATGGAGTCTTTGAGCACACGTTTCTCTGTGCCATCGGCCCGGACCATTGGCGGACTGCTTCGGATCAGTTCGCCCGTCTGTTGAAGCCGGGAGGGCTCTTCTTCGCCATCCTTTTCACGGAGATGGAGGAAGAGAATCCGCCTCCGTGGGGAATTTCGGCCGATCAAGTCCGCGAACTCTTCTCCCCAACGTTCGAGATTTTGGGCACTCGTCGTCCCCGAGAGGCTTTCTCCCGCCGGATCGGCGAGGAGACCTTGTGGGAGATGCGTTTGCGCGGATGA
- a CDS encoding integron integrase encodes MAENLDAVELAMRKFGRWPEKTIPYRVKYLQYFIRGRTEGEMRDRAPKEYLQHVDDLRSSGRFEDWQLRQAEETLRWYCRRHLGIEQFERVLGAQAESFESWQEAMESTRKRIRVKQMALRTEQSYLGWLKRFAKFAGEVAPKEITPAHFGDFLTDLATVEKVAAGTQNQAFNAILFFYREVLGLDPGDTAGVVRAPTRRRIPVVLTVPEVTILLGELEGSMALIGRLMYGGGLRVSEVVRLRVKDLDFGQGQLIVRGGKGDKDRTTYLPLSLHEPLRNHLDRVRELHEGDRSLGHGNVWLPDSLQRKYPKAAGEWIWQYVFPAKQLAVDPRSGVVRRHHVMDKTVQREVKRAAGKAGIDKRITPHVLRHSFATHLLQRGKNIRELQELLGHADVSTTMIYTHVLQRTAADDRSPLDDLCGSNSTER; translated from the coding sequence ATGGCGGAAAATCTGGATGCGGTTGAGTTGGCTATGCGGAAGTTCGGGCGGTGGCCGGAGAAGACGATTCCGTATCGGGTGAAGTATTTGCAATATTTCATCCGGGGGCGTACGGAGGGGGAGATGCGGGATCGGGCGCCGAAGGAGTATCTCCAGCACGTCGATGATTTGCGATCGTCGGGTCGGTTTGAGGATTGGCAGTTGCGTCAGGCCGAGGAGACGTTGCGTTGGTATTGCCGGAGGCACCTGGGGATTGAGCAGTTCGAGCGGGTGTTGGGCGCGCAGGCTGAGTCGTTCGAATCCTGGCAGGAGGCGATGGAATCGACGCGGAAGCGGATTCGGGTGAAGCAGATGGCCTTGCGGACGGAGCAGTCCTACTTGGGCTGGCTGAAGCGATTCGCCAAATTTGCGGGTGAGGTCGCACCGAAGGAGATTACGCCTGCGCATTTCGGTGATTTTTTGACGGATTTGGCGACGGTGGAAAAAGTGGCCGCGGGCACCCAGAATCAGGCTTTCAATGCAATTTTGTTTTTCTACCGCGAGGTGCTGGGACTCGATCCGGGGGACACTGCTGGCGTGGTCAGAGCCCCGACGCGGCGTCGGATCCCGGTGGTTTTAACGGTGCCGGAGGTTACGATCCTGCTCGGCGAGTTGGAGGGGTCGATGGCCCTGATTGGTCGCCTAATGTATGGGGGAGGGTTACGGGTGAGCGAGGTCGTTCGTTTGCGGGTCAAGGATTTGGATTTCGGGCAGGGGCAATTGATTGTGCGCGGAGGGAAGGGAGATAAGGATAGAACTACCTATCTGCCGCTGTCGTTGCATGAGCCGCTGCGGAATCATCTCGACCGGGTGAGAGAGTTGCACGAGGGGGATCGGTCATTGGGGCACGGAAATGTCTGGCTTCCGGATTCACTTCAGCGCAAGTACCCGAAGGCGGCTGGTGAGTGGATCTGGCAGTATGTTTTTCCAGCAAAGCAGTTGGCGGTGGATCCGCGTAGCGGAGTGGTTCGGCGGCACCATGTAATGGACAAGACGGTGCAGCGTGAGGTGAAGCGGGCGGCGGGGAAGGCGGGGATTGACAAGCGGATCACCCCGCACGTCCTGCGGCATTCCTTTGCCACTCATCTGCTGCAGCGGGGTAAGAACATCCGGGAGTTGCAGGAGCTGCTGGGCCATGCGGACGTCTCGACGACGATGATCTATACCCATGTGCTCCAGCGCACGGCGGCCGATGATCGGAGCCCTCTCGATGATCTTTGTGGTTCGAATTCGACCGAACGATGA